The Rhizobium leguminosarum nucleotide sequence TCAGGCGGACGAACTGGTCGTCATGGCCGATTCCAGCAAGTTCCATCGCCGGTCGAGCCTCATTCTGTGCCCGCTCGAGCGTGTGTCTACAATCATCACCGATGACGGCATTCCAGAGGAAGCCGTCAGGATGATCGAGAATGCCGGCATCAGGCTCATTGTCGCGAGCCCGGTGGCCCAGGCAATCAAGGAGGATTCCTCGTCGGTCGCATAAGGCGCCGGGGAGGTGTGAAGAGTGTCAATCAAGTGGGAGGATGAAAACATGAAACTCGCAAAGAAACTCGCAATCGGCGTGGCATTTGCCGTCGCCATGATGGCCGGCACAGCCAGCGCTGCCGACATCAAGATCGGTCTTGTCGTCAAGTCGCTCGGCAACGGCTTCTTCGATGCCGCCAACAAGGGCGCGCAGGAAGCCGCCAAGGAACTCGGCGGCGTCGAGGTCATCTATACCGGTCCGACGACGACGACAGCCGAAGGCCAGATCGAAGTCATCAACTCGCTGATCGCCCAGGGCGTCAGCGCCATCGCTGTTTCGGCCAACGATCCCGACGCGCTCGTTCCGGCGCTGAAGAAGGCTGCGCAGCGCGGCATCAAGGTCATCTCCTGGGATTCGGGCGTGGCACCTGAAGGCCGTATCCTGCAGCTCAACCCGTCGTCCAACGAGCTGATCGGCAAAATGTGCCTGACGCTCGTCAAGGATCATCTCGACGGCGGCAAGGGTGACTTCGCCATCCTGTCGGCCACGACCACGTCGACCAACCAGAACATCTGGATCGACCAGATGAAGAAGCAGCTCAAGGATTTCCCGGGCCTCAACCTCGTCACCACCGTCTATGGCGACGATCTCTCGGATAAGTCCTATCGTGAAGCCGAAGGCCTCTTGAAGGCGAACCCGAACATCAAGGTCATCGTCGCTCCGACGACCGTCGGCGTTCTCGCCGCGTCCAAGGTCGTTGAAGACAAGGGCCTGGTCGGCAAGGTCTACGTCACAGGTCTCGGCCTGCCGTCCGAAATGGCCGGCGCGATCAAGTCGGGCGCGACGAAGGAATTCGCCATCTGGAACCCGATCGATCTCGGCTATTCCGCGACGCAGATCGCCTATCGCCTCGTCAAGGGCGAGACCGACGGCAAGCCGGGCAGCGAGATCGAAGCCGGCCGCATGGGCAAGATCAAGGTCGGCGACAATGGTGAAGCCGCCATGGCCGATCCGTTCGTCTACAATGCTTCGAATATCGACCAGTTCTCCAAGGTCTTCTGATCGTTAAGACCCCTTCTGGCCTGCCGGCCATCTCCCCCACAAGGGGGAGATAATCTGAAGCAACGCCTCCGCCCATCGCGAGCCTCGGCATCGCGATGGGTCAAGCCCCTCCCCCTGTGGGGAGGGGTTGGGGAGGGGTTTTCAAGGTGAAACGAATAATGCACGCCGCAACGCAAAAGCACGATGTCAGCCCCATGCCCGATACACCGGCCATTCTGGAAATGCGCGGCATCTCCCAGATTTTCCCGGGCGTGAAGGCGCTCGACAATGTCAGCATCGCGCTGCATCCCGGCACGGTGACCGCGCTGATCGGCGAAAACGGCGCCGGCAAATCGACCCTCGTCAAGATCCTGACCGGCATCTACAGGCCGAACGAAGGCGAGATCCTCGTCGATGGCCAGCCGGTGACCTTTGCCAGCGCCCAGGCCGCGATCGATGCCGGCGTCACCGCCATCCATCAGGAAACCGTGCTGTTCGACGAGCTGACGGTTGCCGAAAACATTTTCCTCGGCCATGCGCCGCGCACGCGTCTGCGCACCATCGACTGGCAGGCGATGAACAGCCGTGCGAAGGCGCTGCTGACCGCGCTCGAAAGCAATATCGATCCGACGATCCGGCTGAAGGACCTCTCGATCGCGCAGCGCCATCTGGTGGCGATCGCGCGCGCTCTGTCGATCGAGGCCCGCATCGTGATCATGGACGAGCCGACGGCAGCCCTTTCCCGGAAGGAGATCGACGATCTCTTCCGCATCGTCCGCGGCCTGAAGGAAAAGGGCAAGGCGATCCTCTTCATCAGCCACAAGTTCGACGAAGTGTACGAGATCGCCGATGATTTCGTCGTCTTCCGCGACGGCCGCGCCGTCGGCCAGGGCCGGCTCAAGGAAACGCCGCAGGACGAGATCGTCCGCATGATGGTCGGCCGCGACGTCGAGAACGCTTTTCCGAAGGTCGATGTCGCCATCGGCGGCCCGGTTCTCGAGATCCGCAACTACAGCCATCGCACCGAATTCCGCGACATCTCCTTCACCCTCCGCCAGGGCGAGATTCTCGGCATCTACGGCCTGATCGGCGCCGGGCGTTCGGAACTGTCCCAATCGCTCTTCGGCATCACCAGGCCGCTCTCCGGCAAGATGATGCTCGAAGGCCGCGAGATCACCATTCATTCGCCGCAGGACGCGATCCGGGCCGGCATCGTTTACGTGCCGGAGGAACGCGGCCGCCACGGACTGGCGCTGCCGATGCCGATCTTCCAGAACATGACGCTGCCTTCGCTTACCCGCACCTCGCGCCGTGGCTTCCTCAGGGCGGCAGAAGAATTCGCGCTCGCCCGCAAATATGCCGAGCGGCTGGACCTGCGCGCCGCTGCTCTTTCCGTGCCCGTCGGGACGCTTTCCGGCGGCAACCAGCAGAAGGTCGTCATCGGCAAGTGGCTGGCGACAGCGCCGAAGGTCATCATCCTCGATGAACCCACAAAGGGCATCGACATCGGCTCGAAGGCGGCCGTGCACGGCTTCATCAGCGAACTCGCCGCCGAGGGCCTTTCGATCATCATGGTCTCGTCCGAACTGCCCGAGATCATCGGCATGTCGGACCGTGTCCTGGTGATGAGGGAGGGTCTCGCCGCCGGAATTTTCGAACGCGCCGAGCTGTCGCCGGAAGCGCTGGTGCGCGCCGCCACCGGCAATGCATAAGGTAAGAGCATGGCAAGACTGATCAGAAAACGCGAAACTCTGCTGTTCCTCATCATCGTCGTGATGATCGCGATCTTTTCGACGCGCGCTGCCGATTTCGCAACGCCGGAGAATCTCGCCGGCATTTTCAACGATACCTCCATCCTGATCATCCTGGCGCTCGCGCAGATGACGGTCATCCTGACGAAATCGATCGACTTGTCCGTCGCCGCCAACCTCGCCTTCACCGGCATGGCGATCGCGATGATGAATGCCGCCTATCCCGACCTGCCGCTCATCGTGCTGATCCTTGCCGCGATCGTCATTGGCGCCTGCCTCGGCGCCATCAACGGCTTTCTCGTCTGGGCGCTCGAAATCCCGCCGATCGTCGTCACGCTCGGCACGCTCACCATCTATCGCGGCATGGCCTTCGTGCTCTCTGGCGGGGCGTGGGTCAACGCCCACCAGATGACGCCGGTCTTCCTGTCGGTGCCGCGCACGCCGATCCTCGGCCTGCCGGTTCTCGGCTGGGTGGGCATCGTCATCGTGCTTCTGATGTATGTCCTGCTCAGATACACCCAGTTCGGCCGCTCGGCCTATGCCACCGGCGGCAATCCGACCGCGGCCGTCTATGCCGGCATCGATACGGGCTGGACGAAATTTTTGGCCTTCGTTCTGTCGGGCGCGCTTGCCGGCCTTGCGAGCTATCTCTGGGTGTCGCGTTATGCCGTCGCCTATGTCGATATCGCCAACGGCTTCGAGCTCGACAGCGTCGCAGCCTGCGTCATCGGCGGCATTTCGATTGCCGGCGGCGTCGGCTCGGTCGCCGGCACGGTGCTCGGCGCGCTCTTCCTCGGCGTCATCAAGAATGCGCTGCCGGTGATCGGCATTTCACCCTTCACGCAAATGGCGATCTCCGGAACCGTCATCATTCTCGCCGTCGCCTTCAATGCCAGGCGAGAGCGCAACCGCGGCCGCATCATCCTGCGCGACCGCGCAGCAGCCGAGATCAGAACGGAGGCCGCAGCATGAGCACCGTGTCCACACACGAAAAACGGGTCATCCCCGACCGCCTCGGCACACCCTTCCGCCGCATCCTCGCGAGCTGGGAAGTGCTGCTCTTTGCCGTCGCCATCCTGATCTTCATCTTCAATTCGCTGGCCTCGCCCTATTTCCTCGATGCCTGGAACCTCTCGGACGCCACCTTCAACTTCACCGAAAAGGCGATGATCGCCTTCGCCATGGCGCTGCTCGTCATATCGGGTGAAATCGACCTGTCGGTCGCCGCAATCATCGCGCTCGCCTCGACGGCGATGGGCGCGGCAGCGCAGGTCGGCATCGGCACACCGGGCCTGGTCGCGATCGGCATCGGCACCGGCCTTGCCTGCGGCATCTTCAACGGCGTGCTGGTCTCGGTGCTGAAATTGCCGTCGATCGTCGTCACCATCGGCACGATGAGCCTTTTCCGCGGCATTTCCTATATCGTGCTCGGCGACCAGGCTTACGGCAAATACCCTGCGGATTTCGCCTATTTCGGCCAAGGTTATGTCGTCTGGGTGTTCTCTTTCGAATTCGTGCTCTTCATCGTACTGGCGATCCTTTTCGCCGTGTTGCTGCATGCGACGAATTTCGGCCGGCAGGTCTATGCGATCGGCAACAATGACTTCGCCGCCCGCTTCTCCGGCATTCCGGTCGAACGCGTCAAATTCATCCTCTTCCTGCTAACCGGCGTCATGAGCGGCGTTGCCGCCGTCTGCCTGACCTCACGCCTCGGCTCGACCCGGCCGTCGATCGCCCAGGGCTGGGAACTCGAGGTCGTCACCATGGTCGTGCTCGGCGGCATCTCGATCCTCGGCGGTTCCGGCACGATCGTCGGCGTCGTCATCGCCGCCTTCGTCATGGGCCTCGTCACCTTCGGCCTCGGCCTGTTGAACGTGCCCGGCATCGTCATGTCGATCTTCATCGGCCTGCTTCTGATCATCACCATCGCCATCCCGATCATCGCCCGCCGCATCAAGGTCATGAGCTCCCGATGACTTTAGAAAAACACGCCTTCAAAATGCAGCTCAATCCCGGCATGGAAGCCGAATACCGCCGGCGGCATGACGAGATCTGGCCGGAATTGGTCGATCTCCTGCACAAGTCAGGCGCCAGCGACTATTCCATCCATCTCGACCGCGAGACCAACACGCTGTTCGGCGTGTTGACGCGACCGGCCGACCACACGATGGCGAGCCTGCCGGACCATCCGGTCGTGAAAAAGTGGTGGGCTTATATGGCCGACATCATGGCGACCAATCCCGATAATTCACCGGTCCAGAGCGACCTGGTCACCGTCTTCCATATGCCATGAACGCCTCCTATCGCCGCATCGCCGTCCTCGACATCGGCAAGACCAATGCCAAGGTCGTCGTCCTCGACAGCGAGACGGGCGCCGAGATCGCCGTGTTGAAACGGCCGAATATCGCGATCAAAGCCGGTCTCTATCCGCATTACGACGTAGAGGCTCTCTGGTCCTTTGCGCTCGATGCGCTGAAGAGCCTTGCGCGCGAGCCAGGCTTCGACGCCATTTCGATCACAACCCATGGCGCCTCCGCAGCACTCCTTGCCCGGGACGGCACGCTTACCATGCCTGTCATCGACTATGAACACGAATATCCGCAGGAAATCCGCGACGCCTATACGCGGCTGCGCCCCTCCTTCGACGAAACCTTCTCGCCGCGCCTCGCGATGGGTCTCAATGTCGGCGCACAGCTGCACTACCAGAAGACCGCCTTTCCCGAGGAATTCGCAGAGGTGGCGACCATCCTCACCTATGCGCAATATTGGACGGCGCGGCTGACCGGTGTTGCCGCCAATGAGCTGACATCGCTCGGCTGCCATACCGACCTCTGGAACCCGAGGGAGGGCCGCTATTCCTCGCTCGTCGACAGGCTCGCCATCCGCGACCTCATGGCGCCGATCCGCTCCGCCTTCGATGCGCTCGGCCCAGTCCTGCCCGACATCGCCGCTGAGCTCGGCCTTGCCGCAGCCGTGCCGGTCTATTGCGGCATTCACGATTCCAATGCCTCGCTGCTGCCGCATCTGGTCCATCGGGAAGCGCCCTTTGCCGTCGTCTCCACCGGCACATGGGTCATCAATTTCGGCGTCGGCGGCGATCTCGATCATCTCGATCCGAAACGCGATGCGCTCGCCAATGTCGATGCCTATGGCCGTGCCGTCCCCTCCTCGCGTTTCATGGGCGGGCGGGAATTCGAGATCCTGTCGGCCGAGATCGGCCCTGTCGACGCAAAAGCCACTCAGACGGCAATCGGCCCGGTAATCGGAAAGGGCATGATGCTCCTGCCGAATATCGCCCCCGGTTCAGGACCTTTTCCGGGAAAGGCAAGTCGCTGGATCGGCGCTGAAGAGGCAAGCCGCGAGGAGCGCTTTGCCGCTGCCTGTCTCTATCTCGCCTTGATGACCGACGCCTGCCTCGGACTGGTCGGCGCCAGGGGCCCTATTATCGTCGAAGGGCCTTTTGCGCTCAATGGGACCTATCTCAAGCTGCTTGCCGCCTTGACCGATCGCGAGGTAATGGCCCTTCCGGGCTCGACCGGCACCAGCCAGGGTGCCGCCCTTCTCACCGGCATCCCGCCGGTATCGGGTGCCGAAACGCATGTTCCGCCGACCGCTATCCCCGGACTGACCGCCTATCGCACCCACTGGCACGCGGCGATGGAATAGGAGTCTTTCCAAAAGCGGCCTTGTTCGTCCCTGCCTTCTCGTTAGTGTGGCACCTCGAAAATCAGGTCGAGGAGATAGCATGACAGAGACATTCGATCCGCGCGCGCCTGCCACCCGGCTTCACAGCCTGCGCCAGGCCGGTCGGCAGGAGGCAACGAGCACTTTCGCTCTGCCAGCCGATCTGCATCAGGCGATGGAGGCGCAGAATTTGCTTGCCGCTGCGGACCGTATTTCGAGCAATGCCTGGAAAGTCACGGTCTCGCCGCAGGGCCAGGCGGTTACCGCTCCGCTGCATCCCTATGCCGAAGCCGTCTCAGGCGCTGACATTCCCTGGTATCCGGGCCTGAAATTCGAGACCGAGATCGCCGTCCGTCTCGGCAGCGACCTGCCGGTCCGCGCGGGCATTCCCTACAGCCGCACTGAGGTGGTCGAGGCGATTTCCGCTGTCTATCTCGGCGCCGAGCTGCTGGTCAGCGCCGTTAAGGAAAGCGGCAGCCTTTCGTTTCTGCTGTTCGTCGCCGACCGCCTCGGCAATAGCGGCTATGTGCTCGGTCCGAAGCTCGAAAAAAGCGTCGTCGATACCGCCGCTGGCACACCGCTCAAGGTCACTCATGCCGGCCGCACGATCTATGACGGTCCGGCCCAGCATCCGAAGGGCGATGTTCTCACCTGGCTCGTCGATTACGCCAATGATGGCTTGCGCCCCGAGACATCGCTGAAGGCTGGTGCGCTCATCACGACGGGCACGTTGAGCGGCGCGATCGAACTGACCGAACCCGGCGAGATCGACATCGTGTTCGG carries:
- a CDS encoding ABC transporter permease codes for the protein MSTVSTHEKRVIPDRLGTPFRRILASWEVLLFAVAILIFIFNSLASPYFLDAWNLSDATFNFTEKAMIAFAMALLVISGEIDLSVAAIIALASTAMGAAAQVGIGTPGLVAIGIGTGLACGIFNGVLVSVLKLPSIVVTIGTMSLFRGISYIVLGDQAYGKYPADFAYFGQGYVVWVFSFEFVLFIVLAILFAVLLHATNFGRQVYAIGNNDFAARFSGIPVERVKFILFLLTGVMSGVAAVCLTSRLGSTRPSIAQGWELEVVTMVVLGGISILGGSGTIVGVVIAAFVMGLVTFGLGLLNVPGIVMSIFIGLLLIITIAIPIIARRIKVMSSR
- the rhaS gene encoding rhamnose ABC transporter substrate-binding protein, with the protein product MKLAKKLAIGVAFAVAMMAGTASAADIKIGLVVKSLGNGFFDAANKGAQEAAKELGGVEVIYTGPTTTTAEGQIEVINSLIAQGVSAIAVSANDPDALVPALKKAAQRGIKVISWDSGVAPEGRILQLNPSSNELIGKMCLTLVKDHLDGGKGDFAILSATTTSTNQNIWIDQMKKQLKDFPGLNLVTTVYGDDLSDKSYREAEGLLKANPNIKVIVAPTTVGVLAASKVVEDKGLVGKVYVTGLGLPSEMAGAIKSGATKEFAIWNPIDLGYSATQIAYRLVKGETDGKPGSEIEAGRMGKIKVGDNGEAAMADPFVYNASNIDQFSKVF
- the rhaM gene encoding L-rhamnose mutarotase, with amino-acid sequence MTLEKHAFKMQLNPGMEAEYRRRHDEIWPELVDLLHKSGASDYSIHLDRETNTLFGVLTRPADHTMASLPDHPVVKKWWAYMADIMATNPDNSPVQSDLVTVFHMP
- a CDS encoding sugar ABC transporter ATP-binding protein; this translates as MHAATQKHDVSPMPDTPAILEMRGISQIFPGVKALDNVSIALHPGTVTALIGENGAGKSTLVKILTGIYRPNEGEILVDGQPVTFASAQAAIDAGVTAIHQETVLFDELTVAENIFLGHAPRTRLRTIDWQAMNSRAKALLTALESNIDPTIRLKDLSIAQRHLVAIARALSIEARIVIMDEPTAALSRKEIDDLFRIVRGLKEKGKAILFISHKFDEVYEIADDFVVFRDGRAVGQGRLKETPQDEIVRMMVGRDVENAFPKVDVAIGGPVLEIRNYSHRTEFRDISFTLRQGEILGIYGLIGAGRSELSQSLFGITRPLSGKMMLEGREITIHSPQDAIRAGIVYVPEERGRHGLALPMPIFQNMTLPSLTRTSRRGFLRAAEEFALARKYAERLDLRAAALSVPVGTLSGGNQQKVVIGKWLATAPKVIILDEPTKGIDIGSKAAVHGFISELAAEGLSIIMVSSELPEIIGMSDRVLVMREGLAAGIFERAELSPEALVRAATGNA
- a CDS encoding FGGY-family carbohydrate kinase translates to MNASYRRIAVLDIGKTNAKVVVLDSETGAEIAVLKRPNIAIKAGLYPHYDVEALWSFALDALKSLAREPGFDAISITTHGASAALLARDGTLTMPVIDYEHEYPQEIRDAYTRLRPSFDETFSPRLAMGLNVGAQLHYQKTAFPEEFAEVATILTYAQYWTARLTGVAANELTSLGCHTDLWNPREGRYSSLVDRLAIRDLMAPIRSAFDALGPVLPDIAAELGLAAAVPVYCGIHDSNASLLPHLVHREAPFAVVSTGTWVINFGVGGDLDHLDPKRDALANVDAYGRAVPSSRFMGGREFEILSAEIGPVDAKATQTAIGPVIGKGMMLLPNIAPGSGPFPGKASRWIGAEEASREERFAAACLYLALMTDACLGLVGARGPIIVEGPFALNGTYLKLLAALTDREVMALPGSTGTSQGAALLTGIPPVSGAETHVPPTAIPGLTAYRTHWHAAME
- a CDS encoding ABC transporter permease, which translates into the protein MARLIRKRETLLFLIIVVMIAIFSTRAADFATPENLAGIFNDTSILIILALAQMTVILTKSIDLSVAANLAFTGMAIAMMNAAYPDLPLIVLILAAIVIGACLGAINGFLVWALEIPPIVVTLGTLTIYRGMAFVLSGGAWVNAHQMTPVFLSVPRTPILGLPVLGWVGIVIVLLMYVLLRYTQFGRSAYATGGNPTAAVYAGIDTGWTKFLAFVLSGALAGLASYLWVSRYAVAYVDIANGFELDSVAACVIGGISIAGGVGSVAGTVLGALFLGVIKNALPVIGISPFTQMAISGTVIILAVAFNARRERNRGRIILRDRAAAEIRTEAAA
- a CDS encoding fumarylacetoacetate hydrolase family protein encodes the protein MTETFDPRAPATRLHSLRQAGRQEATSTFALPADLHQAMEAQNLLAAADRISSNAWKVTVSPQGQAVTAPLHPYAEAVSGADIPWYPGLKFETEIAVRLGSDLPVRAGIPYSRTEVVEAISAVYLGAELLVSAVKESGSLSFLLFVADRLGNSGYVLGPKLEKSVVDTAAGTPLKVTHAGRTIYDGPAQHPKGDVLTWLVDYANDGLRPETSLKAGALITTGTLSGAIELTEPGEIDIVFGDIRLSFSVSKA